One window from the genome of Procambarus clarkii isolate CNS0578487 chromosome 90, FALCON_Pclarkii_2.0, whole genome shotgun sequence encodes:
- the LOC138359425 gene encoding glucose-dependent insulinotropic receptor-like has translation MVDADTACMVDADTACMVDADTAYMVDADTACMVDADTACMVDADTAYMVDADTACMVDADTACMVDADTACMVDADTAYMVDADTAYPVDADTACMVDADTAYPVDADTAYMVDADTACMVDVDTAYMVDADTAFMVDADTACMVDADTACMVDADTAYMVDADTACIVDADTAYPVDADTAYMVDADTAYPVDADSLPSRR, from the coding sequence ATGGTAGACGCTGACACAGCCTGCATGGTAGACGCTGACACAGCCTGCATGGTAGACGCTGACACAGCCTACATGGTAGACGCTGACACAGCCTGCATGGTAGACGCTGACACAGCCTGCATGGTAGACGCTGACACAGCCTACATGGTAGACGCTGACACAGCCTGCATGGTAGACGCTGACACAGCCTGCATGGTAGACGCTGACACAGCCTGCATGGTAGACGCTGACACAGCCTACATGGTAGACGCTGACACAGCCTACCCAGTAGACGCTGACACAGCCTGCATGGTAGACGCTGACACAGCCTACCCAGTAGACGCTGACACAGCCTACATGGTAGACGCTGACACAGCCTGCATGGTAGACGTTGACACAGCCTACATGGTAGACGCTGACACAGCCTTCATGGTAGACGCTGACACAGCCTGCATGGTAGACGCTGACACAGCCTGCATGGTAGACGCTGACACAGCCTACATGGTAGACGCTGACACAGCCTGCATAGTAGACGCTGACACAGCCTACCCAGTAGACGCTGACACAGCCTACATGGTAGACGCTGACACAGCCTACCCAGTAGACGCTGACAGCCTACCCAGTAGACGCTGA